The following coding sequences are from one Gossypium raimondii isolate GPD5lz chromosome 4, ASM2569854v1, whole genome shotgun sequence window:
- the LOC105778778 gene encoding LOW QUALITY PROTEIN: senescence-specific cysteine protease SAG39 (The sequence of the model RefSeq protein was modified relative to this genomic sequence to represent the inferred CDS: inserted 1 base in 1 codon) translates to MASKHQLHHHFTCLALLIFILGVCEATSRAALEDASMYERHQQWMVQFGRVYKDTNERQKRFQIFKQNVARIDSFNAANNKPYKLGVNQFADLTNQEFTASRNGFKGHMCSNTATTFKYENATALPSTVDWRKKGAVTPIKDQGQCGCCWAFSAVAAMEGXTKLTTGKLISLSEQELVDCDTKGEDQGCEGGLMDDAFQFIEKNKGLTTESIYPYKGVDGTCNTNEEANHAAKINGFEDVPANSEDALQKAVANQPVSVAIDAGGFDFQFYSGGVFTGSCGTDLDHGVTAVGYGQDGGTKYWLVKNSWGSSWGEEGYIRMQRDVDAKEGLCGIAMQASYPTA, encoded by the exons ATGGCTTCCAAACACCAGCTGCATCATCATTTCACTTGTTTGGCCTTACTAATCTTCATATTGGGTGTATGTGAAGCCACATCCCGCGCTGCTCTCGAAGATGCATCCATGTACGAGAGGCATCAACAATGGATGGTCCAATTCGGACGAGTTTACAAGGACACCAACGAGAGGCAAAAGCGTTTCCagattttcaaacaaaatgtgGCACGCATCGACTCTTTCAATGCTGCCAACAACAAGCCGTACAAGCTCGGTGTGAACCAATTTGCAGATCTAACCAACCAAGAGTTCACTGCTTCTCGAAATGGGTTCAAGGGCCATATGTGTTCCAACACGGCTACCACTTTCAAATACGAGAACGCCACCGCATTGCCTTCTACCGTGGATTGGAGAAAGAAAGGAGCTGTTACACCTATCAAGGACCAAGGCCAATGCG GATGCTGTTGGGCGTTCTCGGCCGTGGCAGCCATGGAAG TTACTAAGCTGACAACAGGAAAGTTAATTTCCTTGTCCGAGCAGGAACTGGTGGACTGTGACACCAAGGGTGAGGATCAAGGCTGCGAAGGTGGTCTAATGGACGATGCATTccaattcatcgagaagaacaAAGGCCTAACAACCGAATCCATTTACCCCTACAAGGGAGTCGATGGCACATGCAATACCAACGAAGAAGCCAACCATGCGGCTAAGATAAATGGGTTTGAAGATGTGCCTGCCAATAGTGAAGATGCATTGCAGAAGGCCGTTGCCAACCAACCCGTTTCAGTTGCCATCGATGCCGGGGGGTTCGACTTCCAGTTCTACTCGGGTGGTGTGTTTACGGGAAGTTGTGGCACCGATCTGGACCACGGAGTGACGGCTGTTGGATATGGACAGGATGGTGGGACTAAGTATTGGTTGGTGAAGAACTCTTGGGGCAGTAGCTGGGGTGAAGAAGGCTACATTAGGATGCAAAGAGATGTGGATGCAAAGGAAGGCCTTTGTGGCATTGCAATGCAAGCATCCTACCCTACTGCATAA